The window CCAGAATCACGCTCAGAAATTATTTCAGCAATTTGGGATAAATCAAGCGAATCGCTTAGAGCGCAACTTATTCAATCTCCTAATATTTTGGGATTTGCTCCACAAATAAGAAGCTTTACACCTCAATCAACATTTGGACAAAATATCCAATCATTAAAAGTTGGAACTCTTTTTCAAACACCTCTAAATCCCGCACAAACTTCAGATACACTGAAAATACCAGTAGCACAACAATCTGACGCCAATATTAAACCAACCCAAAAACCAATGGGATTGCAATTATTAGTACCTGAAACAAAAAAAGGATTGGGAATTTTAGTTGATAAAAAACCAAAATTTGAATCACTGCCTCACGCAGGAGTATTAAACTTAGATACTAAAGAATTTCCACCAGCATTAGCTCCTCAAGCGCCTACTCATATTGCAAAAGAAAAATTTGAAACAAGATCAGAACATCTAAAAAAATTAGACAAAGAATTAGAAGTTCAACAAAAAGCCGCTGATATCATTGCAGAACAAAAACCTGCTTTACCTGCTTCTACCGCAAATGTTTCTGCACCTACGACTGCTGTTCCAAAAACTCCTAGCGCAACGCGACCAAATTCTGGGTTACAAAATCCAAAATCATCTATTGTCGATTCAAGTTCAACTTTAATAAGAAGAACATTACCCGATGCAAAAGAAGCTGTTCAACAACTACAACAGCCTCACACAGGAGTATTAACCTTAGATCCTACAGATTTTCCACCAGCAATAGCGCCTCAAATACCTGAACGTGTTGTAAAAGAAAAATTTGAAAAAAGATCTGATCAACTAAAAAGATTAGAAAAAGAATTAGAGGCTCAACAAAAAGCCGCTGTTATTATCGCAGAACAACCAAAACCTGTTTTACCAACAGTTACTCCAACTGTTCCTGCAACCTCGCCAGCAGCTCATTTAATACCATATGAAGATTTGGGTCTTGCTTCGCTTTTCAACGAAAATAAAGGATTAAATATCCCAACTTCTCCAGCTACAGGTTTAACTGCAAAACCTAGAACCTATCTTAAACCTACTAATGTCTCATCAAATCCACCAGCAACTATAAATACTCCTGCGATTACTTTTGTACCGGTAATAAGTTCAAGTTCAATAACTGCGCCGGGAACAGGACTAAATCCTGGAGCAACGCCTGAAACAAAACCGGGTATATTACCCGGTAATGGACAGGGACTAGCTCTTTTACCAAAAAGCGCACATCAACAACCTGGAATTATCCATCGATATTTATTAAAAACACCACATCCAAAATTTGATCCAAGTTTACTTGGATGGCTATTTGGAGATGATGTAAATTATGATCCATCTTTATTTGCAACACCTCAGAATGAGGATCTTGGTCTATCTTGGCTTTTTGGAGATGAAAATATAAATGAAAAAAAATTATCGACATCAAAACCTAAACAAAAACCTAAAGTTGAAGAACCAAAACCTAATGATGAAAAACCTAAAGTTGAAGAACCTAAAAAAGAAGAAGTTGCTAACAAAGAAAATTTAGATAAACAAGAAGCAAAAGGTTCATCTTTAAAGCCTGAAGCAACAGTAGAAAAACGCCCAAAAGAAGAATCTATCGACGCAAAACCTCAAATAGCAACACAATACTCTAAACCAGATAAAGATGACAAAAAAAATGATAATAAAAATCTTGATACATCTTCGCCTACATCAAATGGTTATATCCCTTCTTATGGAGATTTAGATAAAAAGTCTAAAGATAAATCTAGAAAAGAAGAACTGTTCAGACCTTATAGCCCTTTTGATTTTCAAGACAAAAAAACTGAAAAATTTAAACCTGTAAATCATCCTGATTATTTAGATCCAAAAAAATCGCACGAACAACCGCTAGGATTTTTACCCAAAGCTTAAAAACCTAGACCTTTTTTCTTGATGCTTTTCTGCGAAGAGATTAAAGAAACATTTTTCTCAATACCAATCTTAGATATTTGGTGATAAAAAAATTCACGATCTGCAGATTTAACAACAGCTTGTTCATGTGCCTCTGCGATAGAGATCGGATATCCATTTCCTTTTGATACTTGATCCAAAATCATCTGACAAATCAAATCTATTTTTTTTCCATCTTTTGCTATCCATGCTGGCACTTCGATGCGAACAACTTCTGCACCAACATCCAAATAAAAAAAGAAAATTTTAAGATGCTTTGGATAATCTGACATTATATTCGACTGGCTTTCAAACAAAATAGTACGTTCATATTTGTTTACAAAAAATTTAGTTATTGAAGTATCGATTAATTTATCAACTTGCTTACACGGAAAAGACTGAAATGATTTATGACATTCTATGCAATTTGCAGCAATGAACTGACACAAACCAATCTTTAACAAATTAACAAGCTCCTTACTCTTTGGATAACTAATGTACCCAGCTATCAATGTTTGATTTTCATAAAATTTATCTAAATAAGAAATATACATATCCAAAAAAGTTTGTTTCAAATCTGGAGCGCTTCCCTCCAAATGCCAAAATATTAACGTTCCATCAAACAAAACAACTGCTGGTTTATAAACTACCGATTGTTCAAACGAAAATTTAAATTCACTCTCTTCACGCTTAAAATCTACAAAATCTTTTGTACCAACCACTCCATCGCTAAATGAAAAATCTTCAAAAAGACAAACCTCTGGTTCACAAAAAAATTTTGCTTCGCTACTATTTTTGCCATATTTTAAAAAAATTCCACCCACATTAATTAAAAAACAATTACTCCCTACAGAGTTGCGATCAGGATAAATTTGAGATCCATCGATTGCTAAAACAGAATAATCTTTTAAAGTAGATTCAATTTTGTATGTTTTATTTAATTTTTCACTCCAACGGGGCAAAAGAAAAGAGCTTTTGCTATTTTCAACCTTCAGAGCAAAAGTCGAATCCTGACTGATCTTATCCCAAATATTTTTAGCAATCTCAACCTGGTCTAAATTATTTGGAAACAATTTAGAATTAATAGATGAAAATTTCGCAAGCAATTTTAAATGGTCAAGCACAAACTTCCTAAAAATTATTTTTTGAAGTATCGAAAAGTTGTATAAAAAATAAGATAAACAACCAAAACTCTAGCGCCATTAATCTTTAAAAATAAAGGCAGATCCAAAGCCATTGAAGTAATAAATTCTAAAACAGAAGCTACACCTAAAATATGCATAAAATGATTTGATAAACCATCTGAAGATTTATCTTTATAAATTTTTAAAATTTGTGGAATTTGTGCAAGCGCACCAAACAAAATCGTAAACCAACCAGTGATTGTTCCAACAAGCCCGGGAAGATAAAAAACTAAAGGCAATAGTGCAAAATTAATCAAACCAACACTCAGGAAAAAGTTCATAAAAAACTTTTTCCGCGTTTGATCGAACATAAAAAATTGTATAAGCAAAATTAACATTTCCAGCAATAAAATTGGAATCAAAATTTTGTATGAAATTGGCAAGTTAAAAAGAAATGTTTGATAAGCAAAAGTTAAATAAGCCCCAAACAAAAATATGAACATTAAAGAACTTATGCCTTCAACTGACTTTTTCTTGAAAACATAAATAATTTGAAAGAAAAACAAGATAAGATAAGTAAAATTAAACAACCAAGAAAATATAAACGCTAATTTCTGAATATCCACAAATCCCCCACAAAAACTATAAATTTTGCGATTCCTATTATTTTATAATAAACAATTTCCATTTAAAAAGAAAAACATTAGAAAAAACGCTAAAATAAGCCTTTTTACCGTCAACCCATTTGATTTTTCCCATCGAAACTGGGAAACTAATAAATATCAAAATAAATAGCGAAAATAAAGGATTTTTATGAATTTTAAGAAATTTTTCAGTTTTTTGGTTTTAATATTTGTTTCTACAAATTTTATTTTACAATCTACTCCACAAACAGGACCTAAAAATAAAAAAGGGGGAACAACTCATCAATCCAGATCATTACTTAACGACGACTCAAATAACACACTTTTCGAATTAGATTTGGACAAACAACAGAAGAAACCACATTTAACACTAATCGAAAGACTTAAAGACGAATTATTCAAATTTAAAAAAACAAATTCGCCAAGAAGTAGAAGTCAAAGCCCTAACTATTTTGGAAATTCAAATAATAACACTAATGCTCAACCAGCAAACACTCATCCTTTCCTTGCCGGACTAGATTCAACAAACTCTAAACAAATCATTTTTATTATAAATTCTGCAAAATACGAGAAAGAAATTGTTGAAATTTTAAATGAAATGGCAGCTCTTTTTAACTCCATAAAACAAAATGATGAAGAACTATGGTTTGTGATTGTTCAAGCAAATAAATTTCTTAGAGATATAATTTCCGCTTGCGTTGAATTAAATGAAGCATTACCAAACGATTTAAGAGTTAATTTTCATAATTTAACTATCAATTGTGATCATATTTTTAGATTCGATACTAGACATCAAGCAGGTTTTCACTTTTTAGCAGATAAACAAGATTTAGTAGTCATGCAAGATACAATAGAAGAAGATACACAATCACATGTATTTTGTGCTCATCACCATGCAAACAAAGCATGTCCTCATGGTAAATTTTCTACATTTTTCCCACAGCATATGACACACGCTGATGTTATCGAATCTGTAAGACAAAGTTTCTACCAACTCAAAATAGCATTCGGTGAAAGCAAGTATATTGCATTCAACTTAAAATATCAGATTTATTTAGAAGTATTTTTGAAAAATGAAAATGGAATAATAACTATCACATCTGCATTTCCCATTCTTTATTTTATAGAAAATGGAAGTAATTCTCCTAACCATCCATTCTCTAAAGGACAAATTTCAACAGCTATACGAGAAGCAAAAAATAATATTGATTTCTTTACAAGATATAAAACAGATAGAGAAACAACTATTTTAGATCTAGCATCTATTCTAAAAAATAAAAATTTAACCAAAGCAGAATCTGGAATTTACGTCGAAGTATCAAATAATCTTCTTCAATAAAAGGATTTTTATGAATTTTAAGAAATTTTTCAAATTTATTACATTTTCAGTTTTAATTTTTATTTCTACAGATTTTTTGCTAAAAGCTACTCCGCCAGACACTCCACCAGACACTCCTGAATCTAAAAAAGATGAAACTCCAAAAAGTAGAAAAACACCAAGAAAAGGTCATATCGCATTACCTATGGATAGCGATGAAAGCTCTTCAGAAAAAGATGATTCTGAACAATTTAGCGAAGATGGTGATCCCGCGGTAAAACTCACTTTTGGGGCTCCTGGAAATATTCCAAAAGCATCCTTTTTATTCCCTCCTAAAACTACAACTCATCATAAGCTCAAAAAGAAAAAAGAAGCCGAAGACGGCGATCAACTTTCAGATGAAGATACTCCTACAGCAGGACCTATTGGTTTCACTACTGCAAAAAAATCTGATGTTGCAAAATTTTCGAAAGGCACATTTGCTTATCTCTCAAAAGACTCACTAGATGAAGATGACGCTAAAAGCAAAACCTTACATAAAAAAAGAATAAGCAATAGCGTCGCAAGCAGTTCATCATCATCATCATCATTAGCAGCAGCTCCACCGGAATCACATGCAAAACGTACACGCATTAAAAAAAGTCTTACTACCGCTTCCCATTCAAGACAAAAATTTTTAGATCAACAAGCAGATCCTTTTGCTGAATTGGAAGATGAAGATGATACCGCTCCCTCTGAAAAACTAAAACAAATATTAGATGCTCTAAAAGAATTACCCCTAACTCCGGGATCAGGCTCTAGCTCTGTAGGTTTCAGCTTCATGCCCTTGCCCCCAGAACAGCAAATGAGACCGCCTTTTTCGCCAATGGAATCACCGATACTAAATCATCCTATTATAAAAAAAATAGATCGTCGCAAATCCCAAGAAATAACTCTTTTAATAAGGTCTACACAAGAAGAAAATGAAAAAATTGCAATTTTAAATTTAATGGCAGAATTTTTAAGATTCATAAAAAACAACGATGAAATAACTTGGTTTGATATTGTTCAAAAAAACAGATTTCTTCAAAATATAATTTCCGCCTGTGTTGAATTAAATCAAAGACTCCCCATAAATTTAAGAAAGAATCTAAATAATTTAATCATCGATTACCGCCATATTTTTGAAATGCAACATCAATCAGGGTTTCACTTTCTAGGGGATAAAGAAACACTTATTCTGCCAGAAACTAAAGAAGAAAATCCTATAACACAGGTATTTTGCGCGTATCACCATGTTAGCGGAGAGTGCCCCAATGGTAAATTTTCTACATTTTTTCCTCAACGCATGTCTAAAAGAGATGTAATAGAATCTGTAAGAAATAGCTTCAATCTACATAAAATAGCATCTAGTGAAAGTAAATATATTTCGTTCGATGCACAATATAATATTTATTTAGAAGTATTTTTGAAAAATGAAAATGGGATAATAACTATCACATCAGCATTTCCTATTCTTTATTTTATTCAATTAGATCGTGAACATAATATTGCTTTAAATAATTCACCTTACTCTCCTGAAGTAATTTTAAAATCTATAAGAGAGGCAACAAAAAAAGAAGATCTCGATATTTTAATTAAATACAAAACGGAAAGAAGAACAACTATTTTAGATATAGCTCCTATTCTAAAATTAAAAAATGCAACTAAAGCAGAATCTGGAATTTACGTCGAAGTATCAAATGAATTTATTGAAGGGATAGAACAATCAGCCAGCGCGTCGTCTTCAAGCTAAATAAATAATTTTATAAAAATATAAAATAAAAAGAGATCGAAAACATCGATCTCTTTTTTTGTGACTTAAACTTTCAAAAATGATAAATTTATACACATTAATGCAAAACAAATTTAAAAAGGAAAATAGTATGATTTTAGTTTCTATTGAAGGTAATGCAGGAGCTGGAAAAACAACCTTTTTCAAGGTGCTAGAATCAAAACTTAAAGGCAAAAATATCAACGCCGCTTTTATTCCGGAACCTGTAAATAAATGGTTAAATATAAAAGATGAAAAAGGCGAAAATTTACTAGGCAATTTTTATAAAAACACCCCCAGATGGGCATACACTATACAAACAGCAGCGTTTTTTACCAAACTAGACGCAATTATGCAAGCAGCGCAAACAAAAGTAGATTTCATCATCACAGAAAGATCGATTTATTCCGATCAAAAAATATTTATCCCGGCAATAAAAATTGATAATAATATTTCAGATTTTGAAGAAGAAATTTACTCTCTATCAAAACCACTATTTCAAACTGTGACTCAAAATTTAAAAATTAAAAATGTAATTTATTTAAGATGCTCTCCTCAAACGGCTATGAAACGAATTGCATCAAGAGGAAGACCTGAAGAAACAGTAACACCTTTTGCATACATACAATCACTTCATGATAAACATGAACAGTGGTTAATGGATTCTAAAAACTCATTTAAAGTTCTAACAATTGATAATGAACTAGATTTTGATACAGAAAAACATGAAACACAATTTGATGAGATGATAGATCAAGTAATTAAATTTTTGAATAATCTAAAACAACAATAATAAAAAAGGGCGGAAAATATTTTCCGCCCTTTTTTATTATTTTACTTTTTATTGATGTTTCAAAATATACTCTACAAGCAATCTAATACCAGCTCCGCTCGCACCTTTGATACCTGGAACATCACTAGCGACTCCAGCAATATCCAAATGTGCCCACGGAATATTTTTATCTACAAAATTTTCTAAAAATAGTCCCGCTGTGATCGTTCCTGCTCCATAAGTTGATTTACCAGTATTTGAAAGATCTGCAAAATCAGATTCTATTGCAGGTTTATATTCATCATCGAGAGGAAGTTGCCATACCTTATCACCTGTTATTTGACCTGCAATTTCTAACTCTTTTACTAATTTTTCATCTCGACTCAATAAACCAGCATAAAAATGTCCCAACGCTATTTCAACAGCTTTTGTCAAAGTTGCAATATCAATAATAACAGTTGGTTTATAAAATTTTTGCAAATAACAAAGTGCATCTGCAAGTATTAATCTACCTTCTGCATCAGTACTTTTAATCTCTGCAGTTTTACCATTCATAAATGTGACAATATCATCCTGTCGACTACTTTTACCACTTGGCATATTTTCTACAACAGGCGCAACCACAACAACATCAACATCTGGTTTAATTTCAGAAATTGCTTTGATCGTTGCCATAACAGCTGCAGCACCACACATATCATATTTCATACCAGTCATACCAGCAGATGGTTTTAGACTAATTCCACCAGAATCGAATGTTACACCTTTTCCAACCAAACCAATAAGTGATGCATTTTTCACATCCGATTTGTACTCAACAATTATAAATTTTCCATCTTGATCTGAACCAGCATCAACACAAGCAAATCCACCCATTCCAAGCTCGATCGCTTTATCTCGTCCGAAAACGCTATATTTCAAATTTGCAGATTTTGCTAATGCTTCGACCTCTTTTGCAAAAACAGTTGGGGTCAAAACATTGGGTGGAGTATCCGCCCAATGACGTGCCATATTCATAGCTTTGCCGATAGTCATACCTTGAAACAAAAACTCTTCGATCAACGCTTTTTCTTCTGCCAAAACTTCTTTTTCGCCGTTGGTCAAAATAATTTCGCCACTAAACTCTTCTTTTTTATCTGCTTTAAACGCTGTAAATTCATAATTTGCGATTTGAGCGGAAACTGCAATCTGCTTAACAATTTCAGAAATTTTTAGATCTTTTCGCTCATGCATGTAAGGAATGGATAAAACTCCAGATTTGATTTCTAAATTTTTCATTGTTTTAACAAGTTTATCAATTGCTTTGCGTAAATGATCAAGTTTTTTATCCCAAGAGATATCAATTTTTCCTATTCCTACAAAAACAAACTGAACAAGTTCTCCAGCTCTAAGACCACTCAAAACAAAACTTTGACCACATTTACCTTCAAATTTATGTTTTTTCAAAATTTCACTTAAATGCGGATAACAATCTTTTTCGATAACTTTCAAATTTGGTGAGATAGAAAAATTTTCTTCAAGCAGGAAAAAATATCCCTCTGCTCTGTTTTCCCAAAATGAATTTTCTGATAAACGAATTGAAATCATTTTTTAAACCTTTCAAAAAAGTAATTAATTGCACAGCAATAATAGCTTAAGGTTTAAAAATTGAAAATGAAAATAACAAGTATTTATCTACTATTTGAATTGTTAAAAGGCGCTAAACCTTTTTTTAAAACAACGAGAGGAAGAAGTGCACATTTGATACGATTGGGACCAAGAGTGATACCAACCTCTTTGATAAAGGTTTCAGGTGAAATATTTAAAACTTCAGATATTTTTTTATTTTTACACATTTCAGTAAGAATTGATGCCGAAGCTTGGCTCAAGACGCAACCACTAGAAACAAATTTTAAATCGCAAATCAAATCATCTTGTATTTTACCTTCGATTGAGACTTTGTCTCCACAAGAAGGATTTTCATCCGCTACTTTAAAATCTGGATTTTCTAAATGACCACAATTTTTAGGATTTTTAAAATGATCCATTAATTCTTTTTGATAAATCTGCATGCTCACAAGTTTAATCTTTCTTTAAAGAATTGATCGCTTCATTCAAAGTCAATAATAACAAGTCAACTTCTTCCAAATTATTATAAAGATAAAAACTTACACGCAAAGAAGAATCTTTGCCTAGCATATTCATAAAAGGTTGAGCACAGTGATTTCCAGCTCTCACCATTATTCCACGCATATCAAGGTAAGCTGCTATATCGTGAGGATGGATTCCTTTAATATTGAAACTTACAAGATGCCCATCTTTTCTAATCAAATTTTTATTTCCTAAAATTTCAATGTCTTTGATAGATTCAAGACCATCTAAAAGTTTACTACAAAGCTTCGCTTCATGTTCCTTTAATGCATTGAAATCTATATTGGAATTTATATAATCCAAAGCTGCACCTAAACCAATCACACCTGCGATCGGAGGAGTTCCTGCTTCAAATTTATGAGGCGCTTCTTTCCATATCGATTTTTTAACATCTGCACTGTAAACCATTGATCCACCAAATCTGAAAGGTTCTATAGAATCATGTAAATCTTTTTTGATATATAAAATACCAACACCTGTTGGACCTAACAGTTTATGAGATGAAAATGCTAAAAAGTCAGCTCCCCATTTCTGCACATCGACTTTGCAATGAGCAATCATCTGCGAAGCATCAATTAAAATTTTGGCACCAACTTCTCTTACTCTTTTGATAAAATCTTCGAATACAAAATTTTCAAAATCAAAAATTGGACCTATCACATTAGAATAAGGAGCAAAAGCAATTAATTTGGTTTTATTTGAAATAACTTTTTTCCAAAAATCATAATCTAACTTTGGTACTACTATTTTTTGCTCATCAAGCTCACCATAAACACCAATATTATCTAAATTTAATTCTTCTTCTTTTTGCTCAAAGCCAACAACAAAATTATTGGAATCGAAAGGAAAATATTTTATTGAAACGCCTAAATCTTTTGAAATAACTTGCCATGGAAGAAAATTGGAAACATGTTCCGTTGGTGAAAGTAAAATTTCATCACCTTTTGAGAGATTTTGCCTTGCCCAAGTTTGAGCTACAAAATTTATAGAATCGGTCGCACCATAAGTGAAAATAATTTCTTTAGAATCAGCATTGATGAATTTCGCTACTTTTTCTCGAGTTGCTTCAAATTTAGCAGTATTTTGCTCACTTAAATCATAAATTCCGCGATGAACATTCGAGTTAGAATTTTTATAAAAATCGGTAATTGCATCAATAACAGAAATCGGCTTTTGTGAAGTCGCAGCACTATCAAGGTAAATTAACTCTTTTGGAGCACCTTTTTTACCAAAAATAGGAAAATCTGATCTAATTTTCTTAAAATTCATTATTTCACCACTAAGTTAAACTCTTTTAGCATTTCTTATAAACGCTTTAGATCCATTTTAAATGATTCTGCAAATAAATCATCTGCTAGACAGGATAATGTGCAAAAAACTCAAAAAACCCACTTTTTTTGTATCATAACTAATATTTATTAATAATATCCGTCAAGTTCGCCAGCTTGATGCAATTGATATTTAACGTTGCTTGATAATCTTTGCCATGAAATTAATTTCTGTCTTAATTCTGTCATCTTTATATCGCATGCAATCCTTGCATCTGGAGATTCCGGATCTAATACTCCA of the Candidatus Dependentiae bacterium genome contains:
- a CDS encoding leucyl aminopeptidase, with translation MISIRLSENSFWENRAEGYFFLLEENFSISPNLKVIEKDCYPHLSEILKKHKFEGKCGQSFVLSGLRAGELVQFVFVGIGKIDISWDKKLDHLRKAIDKLVKTMKNLEIKSGVLSIPYMHERKDLKISEIVKQIAVSAQIANYEFTAFKADKKEEFSGEIILTNGEKEVLAEEKALIEEFLFQGMTIGKAMNMARHWADTPPNVLTPTVFAKEVEALAKSANLKYSVFGRDKAIELGMGGFACVDAGSDQDGKFIIVEYKSDVKNASLIGLVGKGVTFDSGGISLKPSAGMTGMKYDMCGAAAVMATIKAISEIKPDVDVVVVAPVVENMPSGKSSRQDDIVTFMNGKTAEIKSTDAEGRLILADALCYLQKFYKPTVIIDIATLTKAVEIALGHFYAGLLSRDEKLVKELEIAGQITGDKVWQLPLDDEYKPAIESDFADLSNTGKSTYGAGTITAGLFLENFVDKNIPWAHLDIAGVASDVPGIKGASGAGIRLLVEYILKHQ
- a CDS encoding Fe-S cluster protein; the encoded protein is MSMQIYQKELMDHFKNPKNCGHLENPDFKVADENPSCGDKVSIEGKIQDDLICDLKFVSSGCVLSQASASILTEMCKNKKISEVLNISPETFIKEVGITLGPNRIKCALLPLVVLKKGLAPFNNSNSR
- a CDS encoding cysteine desulfurase — its product is MNFKKIRSDFPIFGKKGAPKELIYLDSAATSQKPISVIDAITDFYKNSNSNVHRGIYDLSEQNTAKFEATREKVAKFINADSKEIIFTYGATDSINFVAQTWARQNLSKGDEILLSPTEHVSNFLPWQVISKDLGVSIKYFPFDSNNFVVGFEQKEEELNLDNIGVYGELDEQKIVVPKLDYDFWKKVISNKTKLIAFAPYSNVIGPIFDFENFVFEDFIKRVREVGAKILIDASQMIAHCKVDVQKWGADFLAFSSHKLLGPTGVGILYIKKDLHDSIEPFRFGGSMVYSADVKKSIWKEAPHKFEAGTPPIAGVIGLGAALDYINSNIDFNALKEHEAKLCSKLLDGLESIKDIEILGNKNLIRKDGHLVSFNIKGIHPHDIAAYLDMRGIMVRAGNHCAQPFMNMLGKDSSLRVSFYLYNNLEEVDLLLLTLNEAINSLKKD